The genomic region GGTGGGCGGGTACGGGAAGTCCGGTTTGCTGGATGAGGCGCTGGACCTGTACCACAGGATGATGTGGGCAGGTGTGAGACCGGACGTGTACACGTTCCCCTGTGTTCTGCGGAGCTGTGGGGGCGTCCCAGACTGGAGGATGGGGAGGGAGGTGCATGCACATGTTCTTCGGTTTGGGTTTGGGGAGGAGGTCGATGTCCTGAATGCACTCATGACCATGTACGCCAAATGTGGGGACGTTATGGCTGCACGGAAGGTGTTTGACAGTATGACCGTCATGGATTGTATCTCATGGAATGCGATGATTGCTGGGCATTTTGAGAATGGTGAATGCAATGCAGGGTTGGAGTTGTTTCTTACCATGCTACATGATGAGGTTCAGCCTAACCTCATGACAATAACTAGTGTTACTGTTGCATCAGGCTTGTTATCTGACGTAACCTTTGCAAAGGAAATGCATGGACTTGCAGTGAAGAGGGGTTTTGCCGGTGATGTTGCATTCTGTAACTCTTTGATTCAGATGTATGCGAGTCTTGGTATGATGAGGCAAGCAAGAACAGTGTTCTCAAGAATGGATACTAGAGATGCCATGACATGGACAGCTATGATATCTGGGTATGAGAAAAACGGCTTCCCAGATAAAGCTCTTGAAGTGTATGCACTTATGGAAGTGAACAATGTAAGTCCTGATGATATTACTATTGCAAGTGCCCTTGCTGCTTGTGCTTGCTTGGGGAGTTTGGATGTTGGTGTCAAGTTGCACGAACTTGCTGAGAGCAAGGGATTCATAAGCTACATCGTAGTTACAAATGCAATCCTTGAAATGTATGCAAAGTCCAAGCGTATTGATAAGGCTATTGAAGTTTTTAAGTGCATGCATGAGAAGGacgtagtgtcatggagttcaatGATCGCAGGATTTTGCTTCAACCATAGGAACTTTGAGGCTCTTTACTATTTCAGGCATATGCTTGCAGATGTTAAGCCCAATTCTGTCACTTTTATTGCTGCGCTTGCTGCTTGTGCTGCTACTGGGGCTTTGAGGAGTGGTAAGGAGATCCATGCACATGTTTTAAGGTGTGGTATTGAATATGAAGGTTATTTGCCCAATGCCCTTATCGACTTGTATGTAAAATGTGGCCAGACAGGCTATGCTTGGGCACAGTTCTGTGCACATGGTGCAAAGGATGTTGTGTCGTGGAATATCATGATTGCAGGTTTTGTTGCTCATGGTCATGGGGATACCGCTTTATCGTTCTTCAATCAAATGGTGAAAATAGGAGAATGCCCAGATGAAGTTACATTTGTCGCTCTGCtatgtgcttgtagtaggggtggaATGGTCAGCGAAGGTTGGGAGCTTTTCCACAGCATGACTGAGAAATACTCTATCGTTCCAAATCTCAAGCACTATGCATGCATGGTGGATCTTCTAAGTCGTGCTGGGCAGCTGACAGAAGCTTACAACTTCATAAATGAAATGCCTATCACACCAGATGCTGCTGTTTGGGGAGCCTTGCTAAATGGATGCCGAATACACCGGCATGTTGAACTTGGGGAGCTTGCTGCAAAATATGTCCTTGCATTGGAGCCTAATGATGCCGGATATCATGTCCTATTGTGTGATCTGTATGCTGATGCTTGTTTATGGGATAAATTGGCTAGGGTGAGGAAAACCATGCGGGAGAAAGGACTGGATCATGATTCTGGATGTAGCTGGGTTGAGGTTAAAGGAGTGGTCCATGCATTTCTTACAGATGATGAGTCGCATCCACAAATCAGAGAAATAAATACTGTTCTTGAAGGAATATATGAGCGGATGAAAGCATCTGGTTATGCTCCTGTTGAATCTCATTGTCCTGAAGATGAAGTATTGAAGGATGACATCTTTTGTGGTCATAGCGAAAGACTTGCTGTTGCTTTTGGTTTGATCAATACCACACCTGGCACCTCAATTTCTGTCACCAAAAACCAATACACATGTCAGAGTTGTCACAGGATATTGAAGATGATTTCTAATATAGTACGAAGAGATATAATTGTTAGGGACAGTAAGCAACTCCACCATTTTAAGGATGGAAGTTGTTCGTGTGGAGATGAAGGTTTTGGATGAAGTTCTTGCAGAGGGGAGGCAAGCTTAATTATGTTGCATATACGGATATACCCTTGTGCTATTATTCATCTTGTACACGTTCATCCTGTCAATACAATGCCATGGCGATACAATGCTGTCAATACTAAGCAGAACACATTGCGTTCTGTATAGCAGTTTGTGCAGATACTCAACCTGTTACATGGCAGTAGGGAAAGTTATACTCAAGTAATGGGACCTAAGATTCTCACACATGTCATGAAAGGTAATTTCATGCTTCTTGTCTTTCCCTGGTTAGTTGATAAAAATCAATGTTGTTTTTCTAACACTTATTTTTCTTCCTTGCAGTCTCTTTAAGAATTGATTCTTGGAGCTGATCTTTGCTTGCAACAACTTGCCAAAAAAGAAACAACCAAGTAAGCTTGAGCTATACAGGATAGTCTAGTTGGTGTCTAATGTTGTGTTGAATAG from Zea mays cultivar B73 chromosome 6, Zm-B73-REFERENCE-NAM-5.0, whole genome shotgun sequence harbors:
- the LOC103630763 gene encoding pentatricopeptide repeat-containing protein At1g15510, chloroplastic, with product MPLLPTKPAPALNPFLLPLASLALPRALPPIRLHAKKRLRGLSSAAVSAAASTSSSADPSTELRALCSHGQLAQALWLLESSAEPPDEDAYVALFRLCEWRRAVEPGLRACAHADDRHAWFGLRLGNAMLSMLVRFGETWHAWRVFAKMPERDVFSWNVMVGGYGKSGLLDEALDLYHRMMWAGVRPDVYTFPCVLRSCGGVPDWRMGREVHAHVLRFGFGEEVDVLNALMTMYAKCGDVMAARKVFDSMTVMDCISWNAMIAGHFENGECNAGLELFLTMLHDEVQPNLMTITSVTVASGLLSDVTFAKEMHGLAVKRGFAGDVAFCNSLIQMYASLGMMRQARTVFSRMDTRDAMTWTAMISGYEKNGFPDKALEVYALMEVNNVSPDDITIASALAACACLGSLDVGVKLHELAESKGFISYIVVTNAILEMYAKSKRIDKAIEVFKCMHEKDVVSWSSMIAGFCFNHRNFEALYYFRHMLADVKPNSVTFIAALAACAATGALRSGKEIHAHVLRCGIEYEGYLPNALIDLYVKCGQTGYAWAQFCAHGAKDVVSWNIMIAGFVAHGHGDTALSFFNQMVKIGECPDEVTFVALLCACSRGGMVSEGWELFHSMTEKYSIVPNLKHYACMVDLLSRAGQLTEAYNFINEMPITPDAAVWGALLNGCRIHRHVELGELAAKYVLALEPNDAGYHVLLCDLYADACLWDKLARVRKTMREKGLDHDSGCSWVEVKGVVHAFLTDDESHPQIREINTVLEGIYERMKASGYAPVESHCPEDEVLKDDIFCGHSERLAVAFGLINTTPGTSISVTKNQYTCQSCHRILKMISNIVRRDIIVRDSKQLHHFKDGSCSCGDEGFG